A genomic stretch from Dermochelys coriacea isolate rDerCor1 chromosome 24, rDerCor1.pri.v4, whole genome shotgun sequence includes:
- the S100A14 gene encoding protein S100-A14 translates to MGQCHCHKKRKDSQELTDVERAIEIVINNFQRYAVKGRKECLTPNELRELVVQQLPHLSQHVCSLDEKIECLGDPDEAKLEFGEYWAIIGEAAKGCRVKK, encoded by the exons ATGGGCCAGTGCCACTGTCACAAGAAGCGCAAG GACAGCCAGGAGCTAACTGACGTGGAGAGGGCGATCGAGATCGTGATCAACAACTTCCAGCGCTACGCGGTGAAGGGGCGGAAGGAGTGCCTGACCCCCAATGAGCTCAGGGAGCTGGTGGTGCAGCAGCTGCCTCACCTATCGCAG CACGTCTGCTCACTGGATGAGAAGATCGAGTGCCTTGGGGACCCTGATGAGGCCAAGCTGGAGTTCGGCGAGTACTGGGCCATCATCGGGGAGGCAGCCAAAGGCTGCCGAGTGAAGAAGTAA